Within Winogradskyella helgolandensis, the genomic segment ATTAAAAATCAGATACAACACTTCCAATACACTATGTAGCCGTTCTTGTAAGTCTTTGCCTTGTGGAATATTGAATTGTAAATTAGCTGATTTAATCGCTTTGCGAGCACGTAATAATCGTTTTTTTACCGTTTCTTCTTTAGTGAGTAATGCAGAAGCAATTTCTTTAATACTAAATCCAGAAACCGTTTTTAAAGCAAATGAAATGCGATCTCTAGCATCTAATTTTGGATGACACGCTGTAAATATCATTCTGAGCTGAGCGTCTTCTATTTCTGAATCTAAAAACAATTCATTTATAGCGATGGCATCTGTTCCTTGAGTAATTTGAAGACTATTATTCTTTTGAGCTTTTAAAGTTCTAAAAATATCTAAAACTCTGTTTTTAGCTGCTTTTGTGAGCCATGCTTCAGGATATTCTGGTTGTTCTTTTCTCCAAGACAAACTGGCTTTTATAAAGGTGTCTTGTATGGCATCTTCAATGATATCGAGATGTTGCAATCCAAATATTCGTGTTAAAACAGAAACCATCTTTCCACTGTGATGGCGAAAAAGATGGTCTATGAGTTTTGGTTCCATTATTAATTATTGGTCGAACACCATAATTTCACGAATTTCCACTGTATTTCCTAAATCATAATCCGGAAAATCTTTAGCAATTTCCTGTACGGCATCAAAATCCTTAGCTTTTATCAAATAAAAACCACCGACTATTTCTTTAACTTCTGCAGAGGTTAAATCGGTAACGGTTCTGTCTTTACCTGTAACACGTCTAATTTGTGGTGTTAAAGCTTCGCCTCCTTTCAAAATGCCTGCTTGTTCCATTTTGGCTCCCCAAGCAAACCATTTTTCCATTCGGCTTTGTAACTCATCTGGAGACATGCCTAAATCAACATACTCCTTACCAACGAAAATCATCATAAAATCTTTCATAATTTTTTAAAATTTAATAGTTATATCCTTATGACGTTTACCAAAAGATAAAAGAGGACAATTCTTGAAAAAAATTTTGAAATAAATATATAGACTTTTTTCTAAAGTAGTATGTTATTATTTAAAAGGTAAGGCATTAGGTGTGTAATAGTATTGAAATTCTATAATTTCACCTGTATCTAAAGTATCGCGAGCCATAAGATAATAACTTTCACCAACGTGATTACTGAAATACGATTTTGCGGCATGAAACGTAATAACATCACCTGGTTGGTAGTGTTTTACAGACTTTATATCTTCATAATCAAAGTTAGAATCTTCATTAACTACCAAATTATAATGACTAAAACGTAGGTTGTCTTTATTCCAACGAATAGTACTCACTTCTTTTACGAGTTGTGGTTCATTTAAAAAAGAGACATAAGGTTCTTCATCGGATATATCTTTTTTAGACTCGTATAAAACAAAAAAGAGTATAATTCCCACCACGAGAACACCTAAAATTACGATAGTCAATACAATATATTTAATAGCGTTAGAAGTTGAAGCCATTAATTAACCAAATTATCTACAATAGCTTTTACAGGTAGAATTTCAGTAGTATGCTCAATACTTGGCCCAGCAACCCAAACCGTTTTGTAAGTCGCTTTTTTCGCAGCGTTTTCGGTAGCTTTCATTCCTATTGAAAAACGAATCATCTTCACCCATTTTTTCAGACTTTTATTCTTGTTTAACAAGTTTTCAATCCAAGTGGCTTTTGTTCCTATTTTCTGAACATAAGGTGTGTTAATAACCGTACATGGAGTTCCTGAAATACGCTCTGTCATTATGATATCTTTTGCTCCATAATCTACGCATGCTTGTTTATAGTCGTCTGTTACACCTGCTTCAACTGAAGCAATAAAAGGACTTCCAACAGAAACACCTTCCGCACCATAGCTCAACATTTTATCGATATCAGCTTTGCAGCCTACTCCACCTGCTGAAATCACAGGAATACTTAATTCTTTACTTAATAGATTTGTTAATTCTTCTGGAGATAAATTTCCTCGGTGACCACCAGCTTCATTATTTACAGCGATTGCAGCATCTGCACCTAATTGTTCCACTTTTTTGGCAAATCTTAAATCCGTAACATCACAAAATACTTTTATTCCTGAAGCATGTGCTTGTCTGATGGTTTCTTCTGGACTACCCAAAGAGGTAATGATAAAATCGCAACCTTCTTCACATATCACTTCTAATTGACCTTTGTACTTAACGTTAGATTTATTAACGATTAAGTTGAAACCAAAAGAACCGCCTTCAACTTTATTAGCTTTTAACTCTTTTAGAGCTGCTCTTAATTCTTCTAACGTTCTATAATTTAATGCAGGAATACAACCTGCAACTCCTGCTTTCATCCCTTCTGTTACCATGGCAACGTTAGAAACTAAAAACATTGGTGCTTGTATTATTGGGTGCTTTATATTGAGAAGTTGAGTAAGTTTGGTTTCCATATTTTATCGAATATTAATACTACAAATATACTAAATTTTATTATGCACGCATAACACTTTACAAATAGACTAGCCTATAAAAATAATTCAACTAAAAAACTATATCACTCTAAAAAACGATAATAGCCACATTTTAAATAGGCTCCCTCGGGAAATGCTATTGGGTGATCACTATCGTGTTTGGTTTTTAATTCCGTTTCAAAAAGTCTTGATTGAGAATTTAAGACTTGAGAATTCAAATCGAAAAATGATTGTGCCAATACTCTAGAGGAACACGATGCTAAAACTAAAAGTCCATTCTTCGCTGTCAACTTCTCACCTAATTCGGCTAATTGTGCATATTTCTTTTTTGCTAAATCTATTTCAGATTGTTGTTTTGCAAAACTTGGCGGATCAATAACGACCACATCATAGGTTTTTCCTTTTGCTATTAAAGCTTTCATTTCTGCGAATGCATCACCTGAGATGGTTTTATGTTGCCCTGAATAGGCATTCAACTTTCCATTTTCGCGAGCCATATCTAAAGCTTGCTTACTAATGTCTAAACTTGTAACATCCGTTGCACCTTTTGCTAAAGCGTGAACTGAAAATCCACCAGCATAAGAAAATACATCTAAAACTGATTTGCCTTTACTTAATTCGCCAACACGTCTTCTGTTATCTCTATGATCTAAAAAATAACCTGTTTTATGCCCTTTTATCACATTAGCAGAAAAATTAACACCATGTTCTACAAATTCTACAACTTCATTGTCTAGTGTACCAAAAATAACTTCACCATCTTTTAAAGAGTGGTTTTTACTATTCTGTAAGCTTCTACTTAAACGCATTACGATGGTTTCAGCTTTTGACGTTTGTTGTAAACTTTCTAGAATAGGTTCTAAATAAGGTAACCAAATTTCGGAATATACTTTTACAACTAATACAGAATCATAAACATCAGCAATAAGTCCTGGGAAACCATCATTCTCACCAAATAATAAGCGGTAACTATTGGTATTTGTTAAAAGTAACTCTGAACGCTTTTCAAAAGCCAATTCAATTTTATGCTGAAAAAAATCGGCATTAACCTCAACTTTAGTTTCGGCATTATGAATGATTTTAATACGGATTGGAGAATCAGCATCATACAATCCTAAACCAACGACTTTATTTTTATTCTTACTGAAAATGATAGCTAAATCACCGGTTTCTGCTTCATCGTTAATCTTAACTATACTGTTAGAAAACACCCAAGGATGTCCTTTTACAACGAATTGTTCTCCTTTAGCATTAAGTTTTACAGCTAATCGTTTTGGGGTGTAATCGGTTTTGATTTGGATTGAAAAAGACATTCTTATATATTAGACTTCGAAAGTACAAAACTTAAATAAATAATAGTGAAAATTGATGCTTTCAGTTGAACATATTACTTAAGATAATTGGGATTAATCTCAATACAAAGAGCTGATTTTTATCTAAAATTGAAGATTCAAAAATTCATAAAAAAAACGTAATCAACTTAGGGAATTCTAAAGAGATTACGTTGAATTTATACCCGAAATAATTGAACTTACATTCTAATTGATATCCACCCTTAAACCAATAGAAAGTGTATTTATGTCTTCAGGATTATCTTTAAATACGGGATTCATATCATATTTTGCATAAATACTTACATCTCTATAACCAAAATAAACACTTGGTCCAAAATTAAAACTGTTCATATTAAAGTGGTAAGTTTCTGTCTGCCTTATATCCTTACCACCTTCTTTATATTTAATAAATTGGGATGTCTGGGTCCTTACTGAGAAAAATCCCCCAAGTCCTAATCTAAAACCACGTTGTGATCTCAAATAAGTTTGTTCAGTTTTTTTATGATATTGTGGCTTTGAAAAATCTAATTCTATATGCACAGGAATTCCAAAGGATAAATTATTTAATCTCGATTTTTTTAATTCAAAACCAATATCTTCAAGCGTCGTTTGGTTGCCATTAGTAACTAATATATCACTATCCTCTTTTGGTCTTATTTCATCTGTCATCATTGATAATCCAAATTTTAGATTCCAAAGATTTTTATTTTCTTTAAGTCTATATTTAAAAGTAAAACCTAACTCACCATAACCTATCGGATTCACCTTAAAACCATCTCCATAATAATCACCTCCATTTAAAACGGTATTTATACCTAATGCAAATACAAATTGAGTAGTGAAACGTTTTTCAACTTCTAAACCGCTAATAGAATCTTTATAAAAATTTTCCTCTTCAAAAACGCTTATGAATGGTTTATTTGGCTCCTCAGTACGCTCTAATTTACCACTAACTTTATTTTTAATTAATAATTGTAGCTTTTGTTCTTCAATAAAAACAGCATCATTAATACGGTTAGCATGGTAAGCGGCTAGTTTCTTTTTTTCTACCTCAGCTGTGTCTGCGGTGATTTCATTTTTTTCTACCTTCTTATCAATCTTCTTAATCTCTTTTTTTAAGATACTTTTTTCTGAGGTGGTGATAGAATCAATTCTCGAGGCAATAGTTGCGGCTTGTTCTTCAAAAGTATTGGTCTGTGCCCTTAAAAATGGTGTACAACATAATATGGCAACTAATAAAATGGTCTGCTTCATAATTAAATAGTTTAAAGTGATTAATTGTTGTGTTCGTAATTTCTGTTGGCAACAGCTTCGTTTAGTTGCTTAAGATGCTTACCTGCTTTCTTAAAAATGCTTTTATTTTTTTCGTCGAATAGTTCTTTTTCCATTTCGAGTAAAAGTTGGTCGGCATTTAAATAAGAATCTGATAATTGTTTTTTATTCTGAATTAAATTTAAACTATGATCCTTTCCTGTTGACTCCAAAAGCTCCTCTGCTGTAATATATTGAAATTGTTGGGGTGACTTTATTACTGCGATATCCTCTGATTCTTTAACTTTTACAAGATCTTTATCTATAACAATTGTAGAATTTTCCAATAGTAAGTTCACTTCCTCAGTAGTTTCAATGTCTTGCTTTGCAACTATCTTTTTAGAAACCGTTTCTTTTAAGTTTGAAGTGACCTTAGACTGTTTTCTTATTTCAGGTTCTTGTTTAGATTCTTGCTGAGTTTCTAAAACTATAGCCTTATTCTGAATTACATAATCTGGAGTGTTTTGCTGCTGTGTTTCGTTAGGTACATCTTTTTCAAAACTGATTTCAGTGGCTTGCTTTTCGACTCCTTCATTTAACAAAAATTTACCGCCAACAAAAATTAACCCTAAAACCAAAGACGCAGCTGCAGCATAGTGTATCCAAAGTTTTTTATTGTTTTTGGGTTTAGTACTTAAGGCTACAATTAGGCGTTCTCTAGCTTGTGCAGAGGGCTCAATACTTCTATCTTTAAAGTTATCCTGGATTAATTTTTCTATATTATTGGGTTCCATTGTGTGTGTTATTTAAATTCGCTAAACTACTTTTTAAAAGCTTTTTAGCATGTGCTAATTGCGATTTTGAAGTGCCTATACTTACATGTAATAGTTCTGATATTTCCCTGTGCTTATAACCTTCAACCACATATAGATTAAAAATTGTTTTACAACCAATAGGAAGTTGGTCTACTGCAGTTTGTATGATGTCAGAAGTCGAAAGATCAGTTGTTGAAGCTGGTTGTGTAAAATAGTAATCTTTAATTTCAACGACATTAAATTTATTCTTTTGAATTCGTAAATACGAAATACATTCACGTACCATAATGCGTCTTAACCAACCTTCAAAACTACCATAAGGTTCATATTTATTAATATTTTGAAATGCTTTATGAAATGATGTTATCATTACATCCTCTGCAAACTGTAAATCTTTAATATACTGCCTACAAACACCAAGCATCTTTCCTGAGAATTTATCATAAAGTGCTAACTGAGCTTTTTGGTTGGACTTTTGGGCCAATCCAACCAGCTCACTTAAACTTTGATTTATAGATATTAGTTTTGACATTGATATACGGTTGTCTTCTAAATAATTTCTGGTTTCTTAAATACTATTTAATAATACTTACTGTTTTACAAATTGTAAAATATTAAAACACATTAAATTTTATATGTAAATATAGCTCCTGCATTTAAAATACCTCCAGGAGAAAAACTACTGTAAGTTGAAACAATTCTTAACCCATAATTGAATCTACTTTTTAAATTAAATATGGTTTGAACTCCTATATCTATACCTAGACCATTATTATCATCTTCAAGTATTTTTTCATCAAAATTGATATAAGAAAATCCAACTATCGATTCGAGTTTAGAATTTTCCGACTTTCCAAAATCATAAGTGACTTGAATGGCATATTTATCTAGTTTGTAATTAATATCCAATTCTTTACTTCTCATCGTAGCATTTGCCAATGTTAAATCAATACCCATATCATTATTAATAGCATATCCTAAAGCTACTTCAAAATTCTCACCAAAATCTTTACCGACTAATTGTTCACTCAAACCAAACCTGAAAGTAAATTTTGATGTATCCGTCTTCTCATCTTGAGCATATATTAAGTTAATACTTAAAATAAAGGCTAAAACAATAATGTAGTTTACTTTTTTCATAATACGTGTTTTTAATTAATGTTTGATTTTATTTGAAGCTCAGTTATATTTTCGCTTCTATTAGTAAAAACGCTTTCAAATTCAAAAAGGTTGGATGAAAATTAAAAAAAATTAAAAATACATGTAAAACAAAAAAACGCAACCAAATTAATGGTTGCGTTTTTTACTCTATAATATTAGTCTTTAGCTTCTTCAAGCTTCTGACTTTAATTTTTGTTGAGATCCCAAAACAAATTTAGGATAAGCGATTCACACAACTTTCGCAAAAGCAAAAGTTGATTCCCTGAGATGCCCACCTTCGTTGGCATAAGTGATTCACTCAAAATATGCCAAAAGCATATTAAGGTTCTCTACTTACTTAACCTCTTCGAAATCTACATCTTCAACATCGCTAGATTCATCAGCTGGTTGCTCTGCTCCTGCTTCAGGACCAGCAGCTCCACCTTGACCTTCGGCTTGTGCTTTGTACATTTCTTCGCTAGCTACTTTCCATGCTTCATTGATTTTATCTAAAGCTGGTGTAATAACTGCGATATCTTTTGATTCGTATGCTGCTTTCAATTCTTCAAGAGCTGACTCAATTGGCGCTTTCTTATCATCAGATAATTTATCACCAAATTCTTTCAACTGACTTTCAGTTTGGAAAATCATACCATCTGCCTCATTCAATTTATCAGCAGTTTCTTTTGCTTTAGCATCTGACTCAGCATTTGCTTCTGCATCAGCTTTCATCTTTTGGATTTCCTCTTCTGTTAATCCTGAAGATGCTTCAATTCTGATATCTTGAGTTTTGTTTGTTGCTTTATCTGTAGCAGATACTTTAATGATACCATTGGCATCAATATCAAACGTTACTTCAATCTGAGGTGTTCCTCTTCTTGATGGTGGAATTCCGTCTAAATGGAAACGACCAATTGTTTTATTATCTGCTGCCATTGGACGCTCACCTTGTAATACGTGAATTTCTACTGATGGCTGATTGTCTGCTGCTGTTGAGAATACTTGCGATTTCTTTGTAGGAATCGTTGTGTTAGACTCAATCAACTTTGTCATTACATTACCCATAGTTTCAATACCTAATGATAATGGAGTAACGTCTAATAAAAGAACGTCTTTTACATCACCAGATAAAACACCACCTTGGATAGCTGCACCTAAAGAAACAACTTCATCAGGATTTACACCTTTAC encodes:
- a CDS encoding YciI family protein; the encoded protein is MKDFMMIFVGKEYVDLGMSPDELQSRMEKWFAWGAKMEQAGILKGGEALTPQIRRVTGKDRTVTDLTSAEVKEIVGGFYLIKAKDFDAVQEIAKDFPDYDLGNTVEIREIMVFDQ
- a CDS encoding outer membrane beta-barrel protein; translation: MKKVNYIIVLAFILSINLIYAQDEKTDTSKFTFRFGLSEQLVGKDFGENFEVALGYAINNDMGIDLTLANATMRSKELDINYKLDKYAIQVTYDFGKSENSKLESIVGFSYINFDEKILEDDNNGLGIDIGVQTIFNLKSRFNYGLRIVSTYSSFSPGGILNAGAIFTYKI
- a CDS encoding RNA polymerase sigma factor, yielding MSKLISINQSLSELVGLAQKSNQKAQLALYDKFSGKMLGVCRQYIKDLQFAEDVMITSFHKAFQNINKYEPYGSFEGWLRRIMVRECISYLRIQKNKFNVVEIKDYYFTQPASTTDLSTSDIIQTAVDQLPIGCKTIFNLYVVEGYKHREISELLHVSIGTSKSQLAHAKKLLKSSLANLNNTHNGTQ
- a CDS encoding class I SAM-dependent rRNA methyltransferase; the encoded protein is MSFSIQIKTDYTPKRLAVKLNAKGEQFVVKGHPWVFSNSIVKINDEAETGDLAIIFSKNKNKVVGLGLYDADSPIRIKIIHNAETKVEVNADFFQHKIELAFEKRSELLLTNTNSYRLLFGENDGFPGLIADVYDSVLVVKVYSEIWLPYLEPILESLQQTSKAETIVMRLSRSLQNSKNHSLKDGEVIFGTLDNEVVEFVEHGVNFSANVIKGHKTGYFLDHRDNRRRVGELSKGKSVLDVFSYAGGFSVHALAKGATDVTSLDISKQALDMARENGKLNAYSGQHKTISGDAFAEMKALIAKGKTYDVVVIDPPSFAKQQSEIDLAKKKYAQLAELGEKLTAKNGLLVLASCSSRVLAQSFFDLNSQVLNSQSRLFETELKTKHDSDHPIAFPEGAYLKCGYYRFLE
- a CDS encoding NAD(P)H-dependent flavin oxidoreductase; translated protein: METKLTQLLNIKHPIIQAPMFLVSNVAMVTEGMKAGVAGCIPALNYRTLEELRAALKELKANKVEGGSFGFNLIVNKSNVKYKGQLEVICEEGCDFIITSLGSPEETIRQAHASGIKVFCDVTDLRFAKKVEQLGADAAIAVNNEAGGHRGNLSPEELTNLLSKELSIPVISAGGVGCKADIDKMLSYGAEGVSVGSPFIASVEAGVTDDYKQACVDYGAKDIIMTERISGTPCTVINTPYVQKIGTKATWIENLLNKNKSLKKWVKMIRFSIGMKATENAAKKATYKTVWVAGPSIEHTTEILPVKAIVDNLVN